A stretch of Desulfitobacterium dichloroeliminans LMG P-21439 DNA encodes these proteins:
- the rlmD gene encoding 23S rRNA (uracil(1939)-C(5))-methyltransferase RlmD, producing the protein MNKKNRSNQSKLERIIEVECLRLSSEGAGVGYHDGRATFVAGLLPGETGKVQIFEEKKSWQRGRLIDVLDATVSSQRVNPPCTVYGLCGGCQLQHLSYPETLAWKKRWVADNLMRIGKIAMDDVIMHPTMGMEDPWRYRNKGRFHRGVDHRLGYHQEKSNTIVRFTDCLLISEPMNRWLKEIEDILLKEAPEIKALTLRENSHGEGMLVLEPVSDGGSLRELLGKMDSLSIESNGNSKRAGIRSIWGVSAAGKPELLIGEGDFRQEILGLEYKVSPLAFLQVNPIQTQKLYTTVLQWAQRSPAEVVWDLYSGIGTITLALAAKAQKVWGIEENPYAVEDARMNAQHNRIENVEFIAGKVEDTFQEIDEHPDLVVLDPPRAGAHRRVLEGLIKLQPQQIICVSCDPGTLARDLGILQSGGYQVREVQPVDMFGWTAHVECIIMMTNSGLKGK; encoded by the coding sequence GTGAATAAAAAGAATCGCTCCAATCAGTCGAAGCTAGAGCGAATTATTGAGGTGGAGTGCCTGCGCCTATCTTCCGAAGGAGCGGGGGTGGGCTATCACGACGGGAGGGCCACCTTTGTAGCCGGACTATTACCGGGCGAAACAGGGAAAGTCCAGATCTTCGAAGAGAAAAAAAGCTGGCAACGGGGCAGACTTATAGATGTCCTAGATGCGACCGTATCAAGTCAGCGCGTGAATCCTCCTTGCACAGTCTACGGCCTTTGCGGTGGCTGTCAACTGCAGCATCTTAGCTATCCCGAGACGTTGGCCTGGAAGAAGCGCTGGGTGGCCGACAATCTCATGAGGATTGGCAAGATTGCGATGGATGATGTCATTATGCACCCGACTATGGGCATGGAGGACCCTTGGCGTTATCGAAACAAAGGTCGGTTCCATCGGGGCGTTGATCATCGACTAGGATATCATCAGGAAAAGAGCAATACCATCGTTCGCTTTACTGATTGCTTATTGATCAGTGAGCCGATGAATCGGTGGTTAAAAGAAATAGAAGACATCCTACTCAAGGAAGCACCGGAAATCAAAGCCCTCACCTTACGTGAGAATTCACATGGGGAGGGTATGCTTGTCTTGGAGCCGGTCAGTGATGGGGGAAGCCTTCGCGAGCTCTTAGGGAAAATGGATTCGTTATCAATCGAAAGCAATGGAAATTCTAAGCGAGCAGGAATTCGCTCAATATGGGGAGTTAGCGCCGCAGGTAAACCAGAGTTGCTCATAGGGGAAGGGGACTTTAGACAAGAAATTTTGGGGTTAGAATATAAGGTTTCACCCCTTGCCTTCCTACAAGTCAATCCTATTCAGACCCAAAAGCTCTATACTACGGTCTTGCAATGGGCGCAACGATCACCCGCAGAGGTAGTTTGGGACCTTTATTCCGGCATTGGCACGATTACCTTAGCGTTAGCTGCCAAGGCTCAGAAGGTCTGGGGAATCGAAGAAAATCCTTATGCGGTTGAGGATGCCAGAATGAATGCACAGCATAATCGAATCGAGAATGTGGAATTTATTGCGGGGAAAGTTGAAGATACTTTCCAAGAGATAGATGAGCATCCCGACCTAGTGGTCCTTGACCCACCCCGGGCCGGTGCCCACCGTAGGGTGCTAGAAGGGCTAATCAAGCTACAGCCTCAGCAGATCATTTGTGTGTCGTGTGACCCCGGAACATTGGCGAGGGATTTAGGTATTCTGCAGAGCGGTGGATATCAGGTGCGTGAGGTACAGCCGGTGGATATGTTTGGGTGGACCGCCCACGTTGAGTGTATAATAATGATGACGAATAGTGGTTTGAAGGGCAAATGA
- a CDS encoding LPD28 domain-containing protein, which yields MSVNAREEHHEHVELFGKPALFTNSRIERSTVPKGFHCYDVRGSDNDPGSPVTVENLVAVNHAATVLTPEPVAIPQEGYRRFKGELNFLGECMTLAEFCDEHGLTLGDISELPDMCFSVLPSDGSLICVKHSETGYYKSDWDTGDPVKNRELADFNNEELGVSRAQEEAMVIKSMTGWVSQEPSSQEFGMEQKMSGM from the coding sequence ATGAGCGTAAATGCCAGAGAAGAACATCATGAGCATGTGGAGCTGTTCGGGAAACCGGCGCTCTTTACCAACTCCCGCATCGAGCGGTCGACTGTTCCGAAGGGTTTTCACTGTTACGATGTGCGCGGCTCGGACAATGATCCCGGCAGCCCGGTAACGGTTGAAAACCTCGTCGCTGTGAATCACGCCGCAACTGTTCTTACACCGGAACCGGTCGCCATCCCACAGGAAGGATATCGCCGGTTCAAGGGAGAACTGAATTTCCTCGGAGAATGTATGACGCTTGCCGAGTTCTGTGATGAACACGGTCTCACGCTTGGAGATATAAGCGAGCTGCCAGACATGTGCTTCTCCGTTCTGCCTAGCGACGGCAGCCTCATTTGTGTCAAGCATAGTGAAACCGGCTATTACAAATCGGATTGGGATACCGGCGACCCTGTGAAAAACAGAGAGCTTGCCGACTTCAACAACGAGGAGCTGGGCGTGTCAAGAGCGCAGGAGGAAGCCATGGTCATCAAATCCATGACCGGCTGGGTGTCTCAGGAGCCATCCTCGCAGGAGTTCGGCATGGAGCAGAAAATGAGTGGAATGTGA
- a CDS encoding DNA adenine methylase: MNSPISWVGGKKALRDLIYQRMPKEFGRYIEVFGGGGWVLFGRKPGTAMEVYNDFNSDLANMFRCIRDRPMALLKELGFLPLNGRDEFNVLKKFLEKDEFTNEYLQEEIEIAQRYLTAPQFDEIKLILLENAQMNDVKRAAAFYKLIRLSYGSGCTSYGCQPFDIHKTFDLIWQASRRLKDTVIENKDFEALIKQYDRENAFIYCDPPYYQTEGHYEVVFRKEDHYRLRDTLASCLGKWLVSYNDCEFIRELYQHFNIEAVSRINNLAQRYDNGCEYAEVLISNYDTSERMRDMPIQMGLFDLGGLFGMQ, encoded by the coding sequence ATGAACAGCCCCATCAGCTGGGTGGGCGGTAAAAAGGCACTGCGGGATCTGATTTATCAGAGGATGCCGAAGGAATTCGGCAGATACATTGAAGTCTTTGGCGGAGGCGGCTGGGTGTTGTTCGGGCGAAAGCCCGGCACCGCTATGGAGGTTTACAACGATTTTAACTCCGACCTTGCTAATATGTTCCGCTGCATCCGTGACCGCCCCATGGCCTTGCTTAAGGAGTTGGGCTTCCTTCCGCTGAACGGACGGGATGAGTTTAATGTCCTGAAAAAATTTCTGGAGAAGGATGAATTCACGAACGAGTACCTGCAGGAGGAAATAGAGATCGCCCAGCGGTATCTCACAGCACCGCAGTTTGATGAAATCAAGCTCATCCTCTTGGAAAATGCGCAAATGAATGACGTCAAACGCGCTGCTGCCTTTTACAAGCTCATCCGTTTAAGCTACGGAAGCGGCTGCACCAGCTATGGCTGTCAGCCATTCGATATCCACAAAACCTTTGACCTCATCTGGCAGGCAAGCCGCAGACTCAAGGACACGGTCATTGAGAACAAGGACTTCGAAGCTCTGATCAAGCAATACGACCGTGAGAACGCCTTCATTTACTGCGATCCCCCATATTATCAAACAGAGGGACACTACGAAGTGGTATTCAGAAAAGAAGATCATTACCGTTTGCGGGATACCTTGGCATCCTGTCTGGGCAAATGGCTGGTCAGCTACAACGACTGCGAATTCATTCGTGAGTTATATCAGCACTTCAACATCGAAGCGGTCAGCCGCATCAACAACCTTGCGCAGCGCTATGACAACGGCTGCGAATATGCCGAGGTGCTTATCTCCAACTACGACACCAGCGAGCGCATGCGGGATATGCCTATCCAGATGGGTTTATTCGACCTCGGCGGATTGTTCGGCATGCAATGA
- a CDS encoding SpoVG family protein → MRKTQNAANTAQEAAQTVAEQTIPMKVDVKIGSIRPEGNVRAYASVNLNDCFAIRNIKVVDSSKGLFIAMPSYKAGNGEYKDICFPVTKEFREQLNNAVIDAYKQALTQSQQQKAADSPPFDQALEQSSGMQMG, encoded by the coding sequence ATGCGTAAAACACAGAATGCGGCCAACACAGCGCAAGAAGCTGCACAGACTGTAGCCGAGCAGACCATACCCATGAAGGTAGACGTCAAGATCGGTTCCATCCGTCCGGAAGGCAATGTCCGAGCCTATGCATCCGTCAACCTCAATGACTGTTTTGCCATCAGGAATATAAAGGTTGTGGACAGCTCCAAGGGGCTGTTCATCGCCATGCCCAGCTACAAGGCGGGAAACGGCGAATATAAGGACATCTGCTTCCCTGTCACCAAGGAATTCAGGGAGCAGCTGAATAATGCGGTCATCGACGCATACAAACAGGCTCTCACGCAGAGTCAGCAGCAGAAGGCGGCGGATTCGCCCCCTTTTGACCAGGCACTGGAGCAAAGCTCCGGCATGCAGATGGGATAA
- a CDS encoding YodL domain-containing protein, translating to MNGIQIKNNRILYYGNTAGYLDKDKAVVDPLFENDELKSYLSNTKGINVEWTPGTYERLAEGKLDSEGNALILKKCRVWQLRPDVDPMMKFIGYDELLKNFGEPDPDNYRVVYDGEVDTNELEALYAKFNLDHPSGYEGHSLSMSDVVELYNNSGSIFHYVDRFGFKEISFKPQEQELYQGPEISM from the coding sequence ATGAACGGTATTCAGATTAAAAACAACCGAATTCTCTACTACGGCAACACAGCCGGATATCTCGACAAGGATAAGGCTGTTGTAGACCCCCTGTTTGAAAACGACGAGCTCAAGTCCTATCTTTCAAACACCAAGGGAATCAATGTGGAGTGGACGCCCGGCACCTACGAGCGGCTGGCGGAGGGAAAGCTCGATTCGGAAGGCAATGCACTGATTCTGAAGAAGTGCCGTGTCTGGCAGCTCAGGCCCGATGTTGACCCCATGATGAAATTCATCGGATACGACGAGTTGCTGAAGAATTTCGGTGAGCCAGATCCGGATAATTACCGGGTGGTCTACGACGGCGAGGTGGATACCAACGAGCTGGAGGCCCTATATGCCAAATTCAATCTCGACCATCCCTCCGGCTACGAGGGGCATAGTCTCTCCATGTCGGATGTTGTCGAATTATACAATAATTCCGGCAGTATCTTTCACTATGTAGACCGCTTCGGCTTCAAGGAAATATCCTTCAAGCCGCAGGAGCAGGAGCTATACCAAGGACCGGAGATAAGCATGTAA
- a CDS encoding S-layer homology domain-containing protein yields MKQKGKRIVIIALALLLLICGGIYTAYRLHPESFVGQDEIITRGEYAAILAQEIPLDTSNAEKDPPSFSDIDGHWSEKYIEALIDAGIIDPADYPDGFHPDDPITRAEILKMLVRADGKDEEAKNTQGHSGYDDQPDIRDEDKGYVIIGRENGIIGDTDDNKIRPNDPATKGEAEDMNDKVTPKPTEPTPTTPSPTPGAKDQPTPTPTNPDENQPTPTPTLPPTPTPGNPGGGSGGGSYYPPAQVRFELHETVHTDSEIHVMPVWKYMKTYTWTLTKTAVDGSQQPMELADAVSGTLGLEGGTIQFKEEGQYTLTATAKNARGKETVLSKRVTVYPVIDLSFDLPETTHTDKSVTLTFPLEKFYGHDIVWSAAKDGEAVQPTDILEGELGNEGGTFVFGNKGKYTLTASIADEIGRVFTHSENTKVYPVAGIAFSLPAASHTDTALDVVTALTEAEGLTVSWSLTKNGEAAALADELEGSLTSGGGNIRFKDRGVYMLTGTLADETGRIFEDSHTITIYPVGSIGFYAPEITHTDKTIHVETLFENLGDAAIQWSLTKDGEAIVLADAVQDELTNEGGYIRFIDKGEYVLKAAFTDPAGRSYSYTAPVKVYPVPGITYTLPETAHTDTIVNVISETTELDGLNVEWLLENGFGFQNWATYIDGTLDNSGGSIRFKHAGTYELIARITDETGRVFLFENGGRIEVLPVLSISFELPEATHTDRTIDLRTRGNNNILPVEWIITKDGTNVELYDVVDGALNAYGGKIRFMQTGDYTLTVAMTDALGRAFSYSASTTVCPIPTINLSMPEVWYDGEAGTIRVSGTDLESLTSEWTVVKDDGGAEPYSIYASGTLTKAGGSLTFPTKGQYTLLLTMTDPTGRSFTKSRSFTVFPIPTMSISVPPLTYSTDSMAITVSGTELNGTDTAWFISVDGGQAESYTQYATGTVGTGGGSLTISTDKTIAVKLIGETTDVNGRKFTFTSNTATIKPIASFPFTIPSSVHIGSNINVSLPTMSGLEGRTLTWSLTKGGSPASYTGSLSNSGGAITISVPGSYVLTASTTDNTGRAFTYSQSINITNTAPNKPTGSATVTRTALNGKLKVNISAFAADPDDDTVTLEYSGNTADSYYSVGTHTVYVRAKDAWGLYSDWTPITFTVNNSAPTTPVINRTPDGNSIAPGVPITITASSSDADGDAINYVWEGRPAQTSTAYPLGKNVVRVKAVDSTGAESPWAAIVFFIADPNRGGGMTLTGPESVILEQGIAGATITNYTFTVPPVSGHSGDDYGRVRGYNVLTGQWDQLNYGTTTNGITFSRSLSPGIYSQLEFYYYTNHDCMYNKSNITYSVSFYFQ; encoded by the coding sequence ATGAAACAGAAAGGAAAACGCATCGTCATTATTGCCCTTGCTCTCCTTCTCCTTATATGCGGCGGAATCTATACGGCGTACCGCCTGCATCCGGAGAGCTTTGTCGGGCAGGATGAAATCATCACACGCGGTGAGTACGCCGCAATTCTGGCGCAGGAAATTCCGCTCGATACCTCAAATGCGGAAAAAGACCCGCCCAGCTTTTCCGACATTGACGGTCACTGGTCGGAAAAATACATCGAAGCACTCATTGACGCCGGAATCATTGACCCCGCCGATTATCCCGACGGCTTCCATCCCGACGACCCGATCACCCGCGCCGAGATACTAAAGATGCTCGTGAGAGCGGATGGCAAGGACGAGGAAGCAAAAAACACTCAAGGGCACAGCGGATATGATGACCAGCCGGACATCAGGGATGAGGACAAGGGATATGTCATCATCGGCCGTGAGAACGGAATCATCGGAGATACGGATGATAATAAAATCCGTCCCAATGATCCGGCTACCAAGGGCGAAGCCGAGGATATGAACGACAAGGTCACGCCGAAGCCGACTGAACCAACGCCAACCACTCCGAGTCCGACTCCCGGAGCCAAGGATCAGCCGACGCCTACCCCGACGAATCCGGACGAAAACCAGCCAACCCCAACTCCTACCCTGCCTCCTACGCCCACACCCGGCAATCCTGGCGGCGGCTCAGGAGGCGGCTCATATTATCCTCCCGCACAGGTGAGGTTTGAACTCCACGAAACGGTTCATACCGACAGCGAAATTCATGTGATGCCTGTATGGAAGTACATGAAAACCTATACCTGGACGCTGACCAAAACCGCCGTTGATGGTTCACAGCAGCCTATGGAGCTGGCTGATGCTGTAAGCGGAACCCTCGGCTTGGAGGGGGGCACAATCCAATTCAAGGAGGAAGGACAGTATACTCTGACCGCCACAGCCAAAAACGCCAGAGGAAAGGAAACCGTGCTGTCCAAGCGGGTAACAGTGTATCCGGTTATCGACCTGAGCTTTGACCTGCCGGAAACCACCCATACCGACAAATCAGTCACGCTCACTTTCCCGTTGGAAAAGTTCTATGGACACGACATCGTGTGGTCGGCGGCAAAGGACGGCGAAGCTGTCCAGCCGACAGACATTCTGGAGGGCGAGCTTGGAAACGAAGGCGGCACCTTTGTGTTCGGGAATAAGGGCAAATATACGCTCACAGCGTCCATTGCCGACGAAATCGGCCGAGTATTCACCCATAGTGAAAATACCAAGGTCTATCCTGTGGCGGGCATAGCATTCTCACTTCCCGCTGCGTCCCATACCGACACGGCGCTGGATGTGGTCACAGCTCTGACCGAAGCGGAAGGTCTGACCGTCAGCTGGAGCCTGACGAAGAATGGTGAAGCGGCAGCGCTTGCCGACGAGCTGGAGGGCAGCCTCACCAGTGGCGGCGGGAATATCCGCTTCAAGGACAGGGGCGTGTATATGTTAACCGGGACGCTCGCCGACGAAACCGGCAGAATCTTTGAAGACTCCCATACCATAACCATCTATCCGGTAGGCTCCATCGGCTTTTACGCACCGGAGATCACCCATACCGACAAAACGATCCATGTGGAAACACTCTTTGAGAACCTTGGCGACGCTGCAATCCAGTGGTCGCTGACCAAGGACGGAGAAGCTATTGTCCTTGCTGATGCGGTTCAGGACGAGCTGACCAACGAGGGCGGATATATCCGCTTCATAGATAAAGGCGAGTATGTTCTGAAAGCCGCCTTCACCGATCCGGCTGGCAGAAGCTACAGCTATACGGCGCCCGTCAAGGTTTACCCTGTTCCCGGCATCACATATACATTACCGGAAACCGCCCACACCGATACCATCGTCAATGTGATTTCGGAAACCACGGAACTGGATGGACTCAATGTTGAGTGGCTGTTGGAGAACGGCTTTGGCTTCCAGAATTGGGCGACATATATCGATGGGACACTGGATAACAGCGGAGGCTCCATCCGCTTCAAGCATGCCGGAACCTACGAGCTGATTGCAAGAATTACCGATGAAACCGGGCGGGTATTCCTGTTCGAAAACGGCGGCAGGATCGAAGTCCTGCCAGTGCTGAGCATCAGCTTTGAGCTTCCTGAAGCAACCCATACCGACAGAACCATCGACCTAAGGACCCGAGGCAATAACAACATACTGCCGGTGGAGTGGATAATCACCAAAGACGGCACGAATGTTGAGCTATATGACGTTGTGGATGGAGCACTGAATGCCTACGGCGGTAAAATACGCTTTATGCAGACCGGAGATTACACCCTGACTGTCGCCATGACGGATGCTCTGGGCAGGGCGTTCTCTTACAGTGCATCAACGACAGTCTGCCCAATCCCAACGATTAATCTCAGCATGCCGGAGGTTTGGTACGACGGTGAAGCCGGAACGATCAGAGTAAGCGGTACGGATTTGGAGAGCCTCACCTCTGAATGGACGGTCGTGAAGGATGACGGCGGTGCTGAACCGTACTCAATTTATGCATCCGGTACACTCACCAAAGCAGGCGGCAGCCTGACCTTCCCGACTAAGGGACAATACACTCTGCTCCTGACCATGACAGACCCCACCGGACGCAGCTTCACAAAGAGCAGGAGCTTCACGGTATTTCCCATCCCGACCATGAGCATCAGCGTCCCGCCGCTGACCTACAGCACTGATTCCATGGCAATCACCGTCTCCGGTACAGAGCTTAACGGCACGGATACTGCTTGGTTTATCTCTGTGGATGGCGGTCAGGCCGAGTCCTATACCCAATATGCCACAGGCACTGTCGGCACAGGCGGCGGTAGTCTTACCATCAGCACGGACAAAACCATTGCTGTTAAGCTGATTGGCGAAACTACCGATGTGAATGGAAGGAAATTCACCTTTACATCCAACACGGCGACGATCAAGCCGATAGCCAGCTTCCCGTTCACCATCCCGTCCTCTGTTCATATCGGGAGCAATATAAACGTATCCCTGCCGACTATGTCGGGATTGGAGGGCAGAACCCTTACATGGTCGCTGACCAAAGGCGGAAGCCCGGCGAGTTACACCGGAAGTCTGTCAAACAGCGGCGGCGCTATTACAATAAGCGTACCTGGCAGCTATGTTCTGACTGCCAGCACGACCGACAACACAGGCAGAGCTTTCACTTATTCGCAGAGCATCAACATCACCAATACTGCACCGAATAAGCCCACCGGCAGCGCCACGGTCACAAGAACAGCGCTAAACGGCAAGCTGAAGGTAAACATTTCGGCATTTGCAGCCGATCCGGACGACGACACTGTTACGCTGGAATACTCCGGCAACACAGCGGACAGCTATTATTCCGTGGGTACTCATACCGTCTATGTCAGAGCAAAGGACGCATGGGGGCTGTATTCCGACTGGACACCAATCACCTTCACTGTGAACAACTCTGCGCCCACAACTCCGGTAATTAACCGTACTCCTGACGGCAACAGCATCGCTCCCGGCGTACCAATTACAATCACCGCCTCCAGCAGCGATGCTGACGGCGACGCTATCAACTATGTCTGGGAAGGCCGTCCGGCACAGACAAGCACTGCTTATCCCCTCGGTAAAAATGTGGTGCGTGTGAAAGCTGTTGACTCAACTGGCGCCGAATCGCCTTGGGCGGCTATCGTGTTCTTTATCGCCGACCCCAATCGCGGCGGGGGCATGACGCTGACCGGCCCTGAATCGGTCATTCTGGAACAGGGCATCGCAGGAGCGACCATCACCAACTATACCTTCACGGTGCCGCCTGTTTCAGGTCACAGCGGCGACGACTACGGTCGTGTTCGCGGCTATAATGTGCTGACTGGACAGTGGGATCAGCTGAACTACGGCACAACCACCAACGGCATCACCTTCAGCCGCAGCCTGTCGCCCGGTATCTACAGTCAGCTGGAGTTCTACTATTACACCAACCACGACTGCATGTACAACAAGAGCAATATCACTTACTCCGTAAGCTTCTATTTCCAGTAA